The Xanthobacter flavus genome includes a window with the following:
- a CDS encoding NAD(P)/FAD-dependent oxidoreductase — translation MFDAVIIGGGPAGASCALWLKMLGFRPCIVERRPVLGGLGNDNPYPNQWIAPIRDKTGIEIAAEVDRHMRDHDIICRTGEAVSELEVIPEGFRVTTATGEVVMGRTCVLATGVRPVKGGFSASEEVIIGPGQTLFNADFEGRSVAILGGGDNAFENYIFVRKRGATRVTLFARTIRARREFLEKVPPSDVRIGAYPVEPEVPAVAGERFDRFLVLYGWEPYLPYARHLDLARDVRGFVETSADCETSVPNLYAIGEIAQRMHPCCVTSMADGVVAAKAIQRTLEQDAVARFAERVRRSAVDAAPHPVRSPRVK, via the coding sequence ATGTTCGACGCGGTTATCATCGGCGGGGGGCCGGCGGGGGCGTCCTGTGCGCTCTGGCTGAAGATGCTCGGCTTCCGCCCGTGCATCGTCGAGCGCCGCCCCGTCCTCGGCGGCCTCGGCAATGACAATCCGTACCCGAACCAGTGGATCGCGCCCATTCGCGACAAGACCGGCATCGAGATTGCCGCCGAAGTCGACCGCCACATGCGCGACCACGACATCATCTGCCGCACCGGCGAGGCGGTGAGCGAGCTTGAGGTGATCCCAGAGGGCTTCCGCGTCACAACCGCCACCGGCGAGGTGGTGATGGGGCGCACCTGCGTCCTTGCAACCGGCGTGCGGCCGGTGAAGGGGGGGTTCAGCGCGTCCGAGGAGGTCATCATCGGCCCCGGCCAGACCCTCTTCAACGCGGATTTCGAAGGTCGCTCGGTCGCGATCCTCGGCGGCGGAGACAACGCTTTCGAGAACTACATCTTCGTGAGAAAACGCGGCGCCACCCGTGTCACCCTGTTTGCCCGCACCATCCGCGCGCGGCGCGAGTTTCTGGAGAAGGTGCCGCCATCCGACGTACGCATCGGTGCCTATCCGGTGGAGCCCGAGGTGCCGGCGGTGGCGGGCGAGCGGTTCGACAGGTTCCTCGTGCTCTACGGCTGGGAGCCGTACCTGCCCTACGCCCGGCATCTGGATCTTGCGCGGGATGTGCGCGGCTTCGTCGAGACCAGCGCCGATTGCGAGACGTCCGTTCCCAATCTCTACGCCATCGGCGAGATCGCCCAGCGCATGCATCCCTGCTGCGTCACCTCCATGGCGGATGGCGTGGTGGCGGCCAAGGCCATCCAGCGCACGCTGGAGCAGGACGCCGTGGCGCGCTTCGCGGAGCGGGTCCGCCGCTCTGCCGTTGATGCGGCGCCTCATCCGGTTCGCTCGCCGCGCGTGAAATAG
- a CDS encoding amino acid ABC transporter substrate-binding protein: MAIAAAFHASIRTTGARGATVAALLLAALAVPAGAQTLDRLTKGEPFRIGYRQFAPPYSYAASNGQPSGYIVDLCREVADALKRSLKLPNMAVDYVKVSAEDRFEAVRDGRIDILCEPTSMTMSRRALVDFSLPTFLDGAGVVTRGSAVKGLEELRGKKVGVLKGTTTEETLRATLSQMGITATIVTVTDHPDGLKQLADGKLDAYFGDRGILNYLIANTAFGSRLSLSDQYFTFETYALGLPRGDQTFRLLVDTTLADLYRTDRIRDIYAKSFGKFPPDQFLNALFVINGVPK, from the coding sequence TTGGCGATCGCTGCGGCGTTTCACGCCAGCATCAGGACCACGGGCGCGCGAGGCGCGACGGTCGCCGCCCTTCTCCTCGCCGCGCTCGCAGTTCCGGCCGGCGCGCAGACGCTGGATCGCCTCACCAAGGGAGAGCCCTTCCGCATCGGCTATCGCCAGTTCGCGCCGCCTTATTCCTATGCGGCCAGCAACGGCCAGCCCTCCGGCTATATCGTGGATCTCTGCCGCGAGGTGGCGGACGCCCTCAAGCGCTCCCTCAAACTGCCGAACATGGCGGTGGACTATGTGAAGGTCTCCGCCGAAGACCGCTTCGAGGCGGTGCGCGACGGGCGGATCGACATCCTGTGCGAGCCCACATCCATGACCATGTCGCGGCGGGCACTGGTGGACTTCTCCCTGCCCACGTTCCTCGACGGCGCGGGCGTGGTTACGCGCGGTTCGGCGGTGAAGGGGCTGGAGGAGCTGCGCGGCAAAAAGGTCGGCGTGCTCAAGGGCACCACGACCGAGGAAACGCTGCGCGCCACCCTTTCGCAGATGGGCATCACCGCCACCATCGTCACCGTGACGGACCATCCGGACGGCCTCAAGCAACTGGCCGACGGCAAGCTCGACGCCTATTTCGGCGACCGCGGCATCCTCAATTATCTCATCGCCAACACCGCGTTCGGCAGCCGCCTGAGCCTCTCGGATCAGTATTTCACGTTCGAAACCTATGCGCTGGGGCTGCCCCGCGGCGACCAGACGTTCCGCCTTCTGGTGGACACCACCCTCGCCGACCTCTACCGGACCGACCGCATCCGCGACATCTATGCCAAAAGTTTCGGCAAGTTCCCGCCCGACCAGTTCCTCAACGCGCTGTTCGTCATCAACGGCGTGCCGAAATAG
- a CDS encoding ethanolamine ammonia-lyase subunit EutB gives MAHVHRIGAKSFVFSDLKDLMAKATPPRSGDMLAGIAAATAEENVAARMCLADLPLKTFLAEPLVPYEGDEVTRLILDSHDNAAFALVSAMTVGDLRDFLLSPAATPEVLAALAPGLMPEMAAAVSKIMRNQDLILAARKCRVVTRFRNTIGLPGTMAVRLQPNHPTDDAAGVSAVILDGLLYGCGDAVIGINPASDSVPVIDRLLKLMDEIITRFDIPTQSCVLTHITTAIALMDHGAPVDLVFQSIAGTEGANRSFGIDLKLLAEGTDAARSLKRGTVGQNAMYFETGQGSALSAGAHHGVDQQTLEARAYGVARAFDPLLVNTVVGFIGPEYLYDGKQIIRAGLEDHFCGKLLGVPLGVDVCYTNHAEADQDDMDTLLTLLGVAGVTYIMGIPGADDVMLNYQSTSFHDALYIREVLGLKRAPEFEAWLEKMDITGTDGRLLPADARNPLLGYVAERAA, from the coding sequence ATGGCTCATGTCCATCGCATCGGAGCGAAGTCGTTCGTCTTCTCCGACCTCAAGGACCTGATGGCCAAGGCGACTCCGCCGCGCTCCGGCGACATGCTCGCGGGCATCGCCGCCGCCACCGCCGAGGAAAACGTCGCGGCGCGCATGTGCCTCGCCGACCTGCCACTCAAGACCTTTCTCGCCGAGCCGCTGGTGCCTTACGAGGGCGACGAGGTGACCCGCCTCATCCTCGACAGCCACGACAACGCGGCCTTCGCACTGGTCTCCGCCATGACGGTGGGCGACCTGCGCGACTTCCTGCTGTCGCCAGCCGCGACGCCGGAAGTTCTGGCCGCGCTTGCCCCCGGCCTGATGCCGGAGATGGCGGCGGCGGTCTCCAAGATCATGCGCAACCAGGATCTGATCCTCGCCGCCCGCAAGTGCCGGGTGGTGACGCGCTTCCGCAACACCATCGGCCTGCCCGGCACCATGGCGGTGCGCCTCCAGCCCAACCACCCCACCGACGACGCGGCCGGTGTCTCCGCCGTCATCCTCGACGGGCTGCTGTATGGCTGCGGCGACGCGGTGATCGGCATCAACCCTGCCTCCGACAGCGTGCCGGTGATCGACCGGCTGCTGAAGCTGATGGACGAGATCATCACGCGCTTCGACATTCCCACCCAAAGCTGCGTGCTCACCCACATCACCACCGCTATCGCCCTGATGGATCATGGTGCGCCGGTGGATCTCGTGTTCCAGTCCATCGCCGGCACGGAGGGCGCGAACCGCTCCTTCGGCATCGACCTCAAGCTGCTCGCCGAGGGCACCGATGCGGCGCGGTCGCTGAAGCGCGGCACGGTGGGGCAGAATGCCATGTATTTCGAGACCGGGCAGGGCTCGGCCCTCTCCGCCGGGGCGCATCACGGGGTGGACCAGCAGACGCTCGAGGCGCGCGCCTACGGCGTCGCCCGCGCCTTTGATCCGTTGCTGGTGAACACCGTGGTCGGCTTCATCGGCCCGGAATATCTCTATGACGGCAAGCAAATCATCCGCGCCGGGCTGGAGGATCATTTCTGCGGCAAGCTGCTCGGCGTGCCTTTGGGCGTGGACGTCTGCTACACCAACCACGCCGAGGCCGACCAGGACGACATGGACACGCTGCTCACCCTGCTCGGGGTGGCGGGCGTCACCTACATCATGGGCATTCCCGGCGCCGACGACGTGATGCTGAACTACCAGTCCACGTCGTTCCACGATGCGCTCTACATCCGCGAGGTGCTGGGGCTGAAGCGCGCGCCGGAGTTCGAGGCGTGGCTGGAGAAGATGGACATCACCGGCACGGACGGGCGCCTGCTGCCGGCCGACGCCCGCAATCCCCTGCTGGGCTATGTGGCGGAGCGCGCCGCATGA
- the eutC gene encoding ethanolamine ammonia-lyase subunit EutC gives MIERDPWLKLARHTPARIALGRTGASLPTEEVLRFALAHAQARDAVHTPFDADRVEEEVRALGFATLRAESAAAARDVYLRRPDLGRRLSDGSRARLAASAGAPVDLALVVADGLSSAAVHAHTRPFLAALKGRIADAGWTTAPVVIASQARVALGDEVGHLLKARAVALLVGERPGLSSPDSLGLYLTFSPRPGRSDAERNCISNVRPEGLAYDLAAFKLAWHVREAFARQVSGVELKDESDLLLEAGIPPLKLAPTLT, from the coding sequence ATGATCGAGCGCGACCCCTGGCTGAAGCTCGCGCGCCACACGCCGGCCCGGATCGCGCTGGGCCGCACGGGTGCGAGCCTGCCCACGGAGGAGGTGCTCCGTTTCGCCCTCGCCCATGCGCAGGCGCGCGATGCCGTTCACACGCCGTTCGATGCGGATCGGGTGGAGGAGGAGGTCCGCGCCCTCGGCTTTGCCACCCTGCGCGCAGAAAGCGCGGCGGCGGCCCGCGACGTCTATCTGCGCCGGCCGGACCTTGGCCGCCGGCTCTCGGACGGGAGCCGCGCCCGCCTCGCAGCGTCGGCAGGCGCGCCGGTGGACCTCGCGCTCGTGGTGGCGGACGGGCTCTCCTCCGCCGCCGTCCACGCCCACACCCGCCCCTTCCTTGCGGCATTGAAGGGCCGCATCGCCGATGCCGGATGGACCACCGCACCGGTGGTGATCGCCTCTCAGGCGCGGGTGGCCCTGGGCGACGAGGTTGGGCATTTGCTGAAGGCCCGCGCCGTGGCGCTCCTGGTGGGGGAGCGGCCCGGCCTCTCCTCCCCCGACAGCCTCGGCCTCTACCTCACGTTCAGCCCCAGGCCGGGACGCTCGGACGCGGAGCGCAACTGCATCTCCAATGTGCGCCCCGAGGGCCTTGCCTATGATCTGGCCGCCTTCAAGCTGGCCTGGCACGTTCGCGAAGCATTCGCGCGGCAGGTCAGCGGCGTCGAGCTGAAGGACGAGAGCGATCTGCTGCTCGAAGCGGGAATTCCACCCCTGAAACTGGCGCCAACACTGACTTGA